In Rathayibacter sp. VKM Ac-2762, one DNA window encodes the following:
- a CDS encoding ABC transporter ATP-binding protein, producing the protein MARTRDTTAPEETTSPEPEFEPGEGDGGMFGDGPPARKAQNFWPSAKRLFSLLGPERARMVLVVALVSLSVVLTVIAPKILGQAMDTIFNGVIGSQLPAGVPLEQIIEQQRASGNGTFADMLAKTDIVPGAGIDFVVLGRLIIIVLLMYVVASVLMWAQGYILNGLVMRVVFGLRQDIEAKLNRLPLRFFDTRQRGDVMSRVTNDVDNIQTALQQAFSQLVQSVLTIIGIAAMMFIVSWQLALIALISIPLSGVIAGVIGARSQKLFAAQWKNTGALNGHIEETFSGLEIVRAFGRDREMLEEFDRRNDSLYTASFGAQFVSGMIMPAMTFVSYLSYVLIAVVGGLRVASGQLTLGDATAFIQYSREFTQPVTQLASMANMLQSGVASAERTFELLDAEEQEPETATASLPQRTDGHVEFEGVSFSYDPEQPLIEDLTFSAQPGQTVAIVGPTGAGKTTLVNLVMRFYELTGGRILLDGVDITSLARGDLRSRVGMVLQDAWLFQGTIRENIRYGRLDATDEEIVDAAKATMVDRFVRQLPDGYDTVLDADGDSVSAGERQLITIARAFLANPSLLILDEATSSVDTRTELLVQHAMNALRTDRTSFVIAHRLSTIRDADTILVMESGRIVEQGAHEALLKQRGAYYELYMTQFRGGGDEAGEHAAAGALPSGGGVAP; encoded by the coding sequence GAGTTCGAGCCCGGCGAGGGCGACGGCGGCATGTTCGGGGACGGGCCGCCCGCCCGCAAGGCGCAGAACTTCTGGCCCTCGGCCAAGCGCCTCTTCTCGCTGCTCGGCCCCGAGCGCGCCCGGATGGTCCTCGTGGTCGCCCTGGTCTCGCTGTCGGTCGTCCTCACCGTCATCGCGCCCAAGATCCTCGGGCAGGCGATGGACACGATCTTCAACGGCGTGATCGGCTCGCAGCTCCCCGCCGGCGTCCCGCTCGAGCAGATCATCGAGCAGCAGCGCGCCTCGGGCAACGGCACCTTCGCCGACATGCTGGCCAAGACCGATATCGTGCCCGGCGCGGGCATCGACTTCGTGGTCCTCGGCCGCCTGATCATCATCGTGCTGCTGATGTACGTCGTCGCGTCGGTGCTCATGTGGGCGCAGGGCTACATCCTCAACGGCCTCGTGATGCGGGTGGTCTTCGGCCTCCGCCAGGACATCGAGGCGAAGCTCAACCGCCTCCCGCTGCGCTTCTTCGACACCCGGCAGCGCGGCGACGTGATGTCGCGCGTCACGAACGACGTCGACAACATCCAGACGGCGCTGCAGCAGGCCTTCTCGCAGCTGGTGCAGTCGGTGCTCACCATCATCGGCATCGCCGCGATGATGTTCATCGTCTCGTGGCAGCTCGCGCTGATCGCGCTGATCTCGATCCCGCTCTCGGGCGTGATCGCAGGCGTGATCGGCGCCCGCTCCCAGAAGCTCTTCGCCGCCCAGTGGAAGAACACGGGCGCGCTCAACGGCCACATCGAGGAGACCTTCTCCGGGCTCGAGATCGTCCGCGCCTTCGGCCGCGACCGCGAGATGCTCGAGGAGTTCGACCGCCGCAACGACAGCCTCTACACCGCCTCGTTCGGCGCCCAGTTCGTCTCGGGCATGATCATGCCCGCGATGACCTTCGTCTCCTACCTCTCCTACGTGCTCATCGCCGTGGTCGGCGGCCTGCGGGTCGCCTCCGGTCAGCTGACGCTCGGCGACGCGACCGCGTTCATCCAGTACTCGCGCGAGTTCACCCAGCCGGTGACCCAGCTGGCGAGCATGGCGAACATGCTGCAGTCCGGCGTCGCCTCGGCCGAGCGCACGTTCGAGCTGCTCGACGCCGAGGAGCAGGAGCCGGAGACGGCGACCGCGTCGCTCCCGCAGCGCACCGACGGCCACGTGGAGTTCGAGGGCGTCTCGTTCTCGTACGACCCGGAGCAGCCGCTGATCGAGGACCTGACCTTCTCGGCGCAGCCCGGGCAGACGGTCGCCATCGTCGGTCCGACCGGGGCGGGGAAGACCACGCTGGTCAACCTGGTCATGCGCTTCTACGAGCTCACCGGAGGGCGCATCCTGCTCGACGGCGTCGACATCACGAGCCTCGCGCGCGGCGATCTGCGCTCGCGCGTGGGCATGGTGCTGCAGGACGCGTGGCTCTTCCAGGGCACCATCCGCGAGAACATCCGCTACGGGCGCCTGGACGCGACCGACGAGGAGATCGTCGACGCGGCGAAGGCCACCATGGTCGACCGCTTCGTGCGCCAGCTGCCCGACGGCTACGACACGGTGCTGGACGCCGACGGCGACAGCGTCTCGGCGGGCGAGCGGCAGCTGATCACGATCGCGCGCGCGTTCCTCGCGAACCCGTCGCTGCTGATCCTCGACGAGGCCACCTCCTCGGTCGACACCCGCACGGAGCTGCTCGTGCAGCACGCGATGAACGCGCTGCGCACCGACCGGACCTCGTTCGTCATCGCGCACCGGCTCTCCACGATCCGCGACGCCGACACCATCCTGGTGATGGAGTCGGGCCGGATCGTCGAGCAGGGCGCGCACGAGGCGCTGCTGAAGCAGCGCGGTGCCTACTACGAGCTCTACATGACGCAGTTCCGCGGAGGAGGCGACGAGGCGGGCGAGCACGCCGCAGCGGGCGCGCTCCCGAGCGGGGGAGGGGTCGCCCCGTAG